The Borrelia hispanica CRI genomic sequence ATAGCACGTATACATGAAAAGGGAAGTCATAAACTTCCAATACGTAAACATTTGACTAAAATAGCTAATTCACAAGAATTTCAACAATACATTAATACCGACTACATGAGAAGTAAATTTCAAGAAAGTATAGAGAATGGCATGAATGCCTTTGGAACTGCATTTATCAATTACTACAAAAATCATGTTTTAGCATCTAAAATTATGCCTAAATTATCTCCAAAGACAATTGCACTAAAAAGCAAAAAAGGAAGTAAAACTCCACAAACACCACTTGTTGATACAGGTCTTATGCTTAATTCAATCGAATATAGGATCAACAAATGATTCTGGATATTACTACCATTGAAAAATGCATAATATCCACTCTAAAAGACTTTATAAAATTTGCAAGTATTTACAATCTTTCTGTTGATATTATAAATACATATAACCATCCATATATGTCTAAATATACAGTGGATAATTCAAATATAATTGCTGTGCAGTTCACCGATATTGATGGTCTATTTGAGCATAATTCAAGAACAGGTGTGTTTTACAATAATGTGAACGAATTTGCTATTCATTTTCAACTATATTTTATGGCACTAACGAGCAATTCAAACAAAGATGCATATGAAAGACTTATGTTGCTTTATGCATTATTTAGCGACTTTTTACATGATTCTGCGACTCAAAGTTTTACTTTTACACCTGAAGATAATTGTGACTACCAAAAAAATTTAAAATTTCACATTCGCCATACAACAAATATGCAAAACAATGGTCTACTTGACGTGAATAGCAATCATAGCAAATCAACTTATTGTTTAAGTCAGGGATTTATAGCAAATATACAAATAAAAGAAGAAAAAGTGAAGGAGCAAAATAATGCCATCTGATACAATTAGCGTTAATTTGACGCATTCTAGATTGGATCTAAATCAAGTAAGTTATTATACACCAATACTTGTTTACAAATGTGCAAAAATCAAACTTAATAGTGCATCGCCAAAACATAAAATATTATATCTGAATATAAATGATTATGAAAAGGCAATTGGTGCACTTGAAAAAGAAGGTAATAATGGTGATGATGAATTTAATAACGAAAAAGAATATTTAAAACAAGCGATTCAATCATTTTTTGCAGAAGATGATAAAGGATTAAGAGCTGTAACACTAGCGATATATAAAGACACAGCAGAAGCAAAAGGGATTAAAGAGCTATTTAAGAGAAGTAGAAATTCTTTTATTGTGTTTATAAACACTTACGCAAGTAATAATGATGGTGGTGATGGTCTTACTATTTACAAAGATGATTATACCAATTTCAAAGACCCTGCTCACTTCTTTGTTTTTGCAACTAAAGAATCTGAAATAAAAGAATTGTTCAAAAATGGTTCAAACTCTAAATCTAAAATTATTGTTGTTCATTCTAAAGGAACTCAACAATTACATTTGAGATTTGTATCTAAATATTTACATGAAGCAAGTATGTTTCATGCTGTAAACCCTTATGGACTTACATTTAGTGGTATCAATCCTATTACTAATAGTGAAGAAATTACTAAGCTTAGACAAGCTAATATCAATTTCTACTCACACCTTAATGAAACTGGACTTGATGGTTTTCCAGCTTTTAAGGAGGGAATTTGTTTAGATTCTAGCCCTATCGACGAAATTTTTACTTACGACTATATCAAATATGAATTTATTGCGGAACTTATTAGAATATGGAACTTGAATAATAGACAAAATAGTAAATTATCAGCACTTCAACTATCAGGACAAAGAGATACTGCTTATAGTGCGGCTATTGCATGCAAACTGAAAGAGTTTGTTGATGCAGGTATAATTGTTTCTTATTCTAAGCTCAAAATACAAATATCGGCAAGTGCTTCACTAAAACTATTCTTATCAATAAGTATTACTTATAACTATTCTATGAAGGGCGTGGTATTGAATATCACAACACAAGATATACAAAGTTATCAAAATAGCTTAAAGGAGGTTTAATAATGGAGCAGGTTTATAATTTAACGAAAATATTTTTCTCAATCAAAGATAAGCAAATTCAAAGTGGGAAATTAGAACTTACTAGTGAACCTACAACAAGAGCTGTATCTAGTACTGAAGATATGGGACTTCCGGTAGTTAGTTTTAGAGACCC encodes the following:
- a CDS encoding DUF764 family protein, encoding MILDITTIEKCIISTLKDFIKFASIYNLSVDIINTYNHPYMSKYTVDNSNIIAVQFTDIDGLFEHNSRTGVFYNNVNEFAIHFQLYFMALTSNSNKDAYERLMLLYALFSDFLHDSATQSFTFTPEDNCDYQKNLKFHIRHTTNMQNNGLLDVNSNHSKSTYCLSQGFIANIQIKEEKVKEQNNAI
- a CDS encoding DUF1463 family protein; its protein translation is MEQVYNLTKIFFSIKDKQIQSGKLELTSEPTTRAVSSTEDMGLPVVSFRDP
- a CDS encoding DUF787 family protein codes for the protein MPSDTISVNLTHSRLDLNQVSYYTPILVYKCAKIKLNSASPKHKILYLNINDYEKAIGALEKEGNNGDDEFNNEKEYLKQAIQSFFAEDDKGLRAVTLAIYKDTAEAKGIKELFKRSRNSFIVFINTYASNNDGGDGLTIYKDDYTNFKDPAHFFVFATKESEIKELFKNGSNSKSKIIVVHSKGTQQLHLRFVSKYLHEASMFHAVNPYGLTFSGINPITNSEEITKLRQANINFYSHLNETGLDGFPAFKEGICLDSSPIDEIFTYDYIKYEFIAELIRIWNLNNRQNSKLSALQLSGQRDTAYSAAIACKLKEFVDAGIIVSYSKLKIQISASASLKLFLSISITYNYSMKGVVLNITTQDIQSYQNSLKEV